A single genomic interval of Candidatus Nitrosocosmicus arcticus harbors:
- a CDS encoding type 1 glutamine amidotransferase domain-containing protein produces the protein MKKILFVLPSHDDLGNTGQKTGYWLEEFAGPYYEFIDNEYEVTITSPKGGKPPVDPKSLLKENQTDYTQRLQNDKSAMEKLENTPILNQVSASDYDTLFLPGGHGPMWDLSKDKDLKKIVEDFYNDRKVISAVCHGPAGLLQATDKNGDSILKNKRVTGFTNSEEETVKLDKTVPFSLENRLKELGSNFEKSENFQPFVVNDGQIITGQNPASAFLAAKKVVEILRNME, from the coding sequence ATGAAGAAAATCCTTTTTGTTTTACCTTCTCATGATGACCTAGGAAATACTGGACAAAAAACCGGATACTGGCTTGAAGAATTTGCCGGTCCTTACTATGAATTTATAGACAATGAATATGAGGTTACAATCACATCCCCAAAGGGTGGAAAACCGCCCGTTGATCCAAAGAGTTTGCTGAAAGAAAATCAAACAGACTATACTCAACGACTTCAAAACGATAAATCAGCTATGGAAAAGCTGGAAAATACACCTATCTTAAATCAGGTTTCAGCTAGCGACTATGATACACTGTTTTTGCCTGGTGGTCATGGACCGATGTGGGATCTATCTAAAGACAAGGATCTAAAGAAAATAGTAGAAGATTTTTACAATGACAGAAAAGTCATTTCCGCCGTTTGTCATGGACCTGCAGGATTGTTACAGGCAACAGATAAAAATGGAGATTCTATATTAAAAAACAAAAGAGTAACTGGATTCACAAACAGTGAAGAAGAAACGGTGAAACTAGATAAGACTGTTCCTTTTTCGTTAGAAAATCGACTAAAAGAATTAGGGAGTAATTTTGAAAAAAGTGAAAACTTTCAACCATTTGTAGTAAATGACGGCCAAATAATAACAGGACAAAATCCTGCGTCAGCGTTTTTGGCAGCTAAAAAGGTAGTAGAAATTTTGAGGAATATGGAGTGA
- a CDS encoding C2H2-type zinc finger protein gives MSNFEVDSGKNSDESSTNVEATFSCEKCGQTFNSRQELKEHSSTAH, from the coding sequence ATGAGCAATTTTGAAGTAGATAGTGGAAAAAATTCAGACGAAAGTTCGACGAATGTCGAGGCAACATTCTCATGTGAAAAATGTGGACAGACTTTTAACTCACGACAAGAATTAAAGGAGCATTCTAGCACCGCACATTAG
- a CDS encoding thermonuclease family protein produces the protein MRHFLFYKIIFVFLVFFGTITFSNQVWATSLNSDLVTTTSLNFSGTVTKVIDGDTLDVKTTDGETITIRLVLVDAPESEESGSDEAKNFITEQCLNKNAEVDPDNNQGLTYGRTVAVVYCEGVNVNEAILDNGFADVYQDFCDVSEFADTNWAQEHGCSNSSNNDNDDDIESSSGINNNQFDNDGSVDLDCKDFDEKNIPVGSNDPHNLDADGDGIGCEG, from the coding sequence TTGCGTCATTTTTTATTTTATAAGATAATATTTGTTTTTCTAGTTTTTTTTGGAACAATTACCTTTTCAAATCAAGTTTGGGCGACTTCTTTAAATTCTGATTTAGTTACCACTACTTCGTTAAACTTTAGTGGAACAGTAACAAAAGTCATAGACGGAGATACTCTCGATGTAAAGACAACGGATGGAGAAACAATAACAATAAGACTTGTGTTAGTAGATGCACCAGAATCAGAAGAATCAGGATCTGACGAAGCAAAGAACTTCATAACAGAACAATGTTTGAATAAGAATGCAGAGGTAGATCCAGATAATAATCAAGGCCTTACCTATGGCCGAACAGTTGCAGTTGTATATTGTGAAGGTGTTAACGTTAATGAAGCAATACTTGATAATGGTTTTGCTGATGTTTATCAAGATTTCTGTGATGTATCTGAATTTGCAGATACAAATTGGGCGCAGGAGCATGGTTGTTCAAACAGTAGCAATAATGATAATGATGACGATATAGAGTCTTCTAGTGGCATCAATAATAATCAATTTGATAATGACGGCAGCGTTGATTTAGATTGTAAGGACTTTGATGAGAAGAACATCCCGGTTGGAAGCAATGATCCGCACAACCTTGATGCTGATGGCGATGGTATAGGTTGCGAAGGATAA